The genomic window AAGATGAAGCCTTTGTAATCTCGATCTAGTCGTACTGTTAGGCGAGAAGTCCCTTAAAGTTCTTGAGTTTGAAGAAAGATACACCGACGTTGGAGGTTCGACGATATTGAATAAGAATGGAAGGAATTGCGGAGCAAAACTAAAATAAATTTTAATTAGGCGTACATTTCAACATATTACAAACGATTGTAATATTATCCTGTAAAAGCAAACATGATATCGTATAATTTATTTGGAGGGGTTGATATGGCGATAAATAAACTGATACAAACCACTGTCAGTCATAGGCATCAGACCGTTGTTCCTACATCTATAAGAAAAAATATAATATTGAAGAGGGTTCAAAGATTATCTGGGTGGATAAAGGAGAAAAAATAGAAATTATTCCGTTAAAATCATCTCTAAAGGAACCTTTCCGTGGAGCGGGCCGCGGTACCGGATTGTTGGAAGAACTTTTAGTTTATAGAGCAATTGAGAGAGAGCATGAACGGAAAAATGAATGAAGATGATAAAGATGTACAAAAATTTGTTTTTGATACAAGTGCCATACTCACATATTATCAAGACGAGGAAGGTTCGGACGTAATAGAAGAATTATTGGAAAAATCAAAAAGAGGCGAAGCAAAAATATATATATCTTCAATGTCTATCTTTGAACTGGCTTATATAACTATGGCAAAAAAAGCGAAGATAGAGCTATTAAACTAATATCTGAGGTAAGGCAGCTTGAGCTTGAAGAGGTATGGCTGGAGGAAAATATTTTGTTTAAAGCCGCAGAAATAAAATCTAAATGTAATGTGAGCGTGATTAGATTCTTTTATAGCAGCTCTTGCAAGCACTATGAACGCGACTTTGGTAGACAAAGACCCGGAGTTTGAAAAACTTTCTCCTGAAATAAATCGCATTCCTCTTAAGTATAAAGAGAGAAAAAGTAATTTTTATATTACCGTTACTTTGGTTATTATGCTTGCTGGGATATGGCGGTTGAAGGATGTATATGGGGTTGACTTAAATGGATGCAGGACATAAAATATACAGTATACAGAACATCTGCTAGAAAGGTTGAGAACTATGCGTTCGTTTAAGTCAGAGGTAGCATTGATAAAGCATGAGGTGCTCAAACAAATTGCGCGTCTTTTATTTGACGATAAGCTTGAAGATGAAGTAAACAGATTACCCAGGGTTCTGACGAGGGCGGGATTGACTCATTACCGGTGCTGTGTATACAAAGAAAGGGCGGTGCTTGCAGAAAGGATAAAGTTTGCCCTGGGTTTTTCTCCGAAAGAAGTAGATGAGGAAGAACGGTTAGGCCAGATAGTGAGGGAAAGGTTAAAAGGCCATAAAGTAAAGCTACCGATCATCGATATCATCGAAATCGCCTGTGACAGGTGTCCCATAGATAGGTATCTGGTGACCGATGCTTGCAGGGGATGCGTTGCCCATTACTGTGTTAATGCTTGTCCTAAAAAGGCTATAACTGTAGTTGGAAGGAGGGCTTATATCGACCAGGAGCAATGCGTGGAGTGCGGCAGGTGCAGCAAGGCATGTAAATTTCACGCCATCGTGGAGGTAAGCAGGCCTTGTGAGCGCTCGTGCCCGGCAGAAGCCATAAAGCCCGGACCTTCAAGAAACTCTATCATAGATAAGGACATTTGTACATCCTGCGGCACATGCAGTACCGCGTGCCCTTTTGGCGCTATAACCGACAAATCTGAAATCTGTGAGGTTATAGATTGGCTTAAAAGCGGCACAAAGGTTATAGCGGCGGTGGCTCCGGCCATCGCTGGCCAATTCGGGCCCAAAGTTAAAATTGGGCAGGTATTTTCGGCACTGATTCAATTGGGTTTTGCAAAGGTCGCGGAGGTGGCCCTGGGAGCCGATGAAGTGGCAAAGCTTGAGGCAGAAGAATTCAGACATCTAATAGAAGATAAAAATTGGCTGGTAAGTTCCTGTTGCCCGGCTTTTGTAAGCATGATCAAAAAACATTTTCCGGATCTTGTAGGCCACATTGCCCCGACACCTTCACCTATGGTGGTTTTAGGGCGTAAGCTTAAAGCCGAACTTCCCGACCACAAGGTGGTATTCATAGGGCCGTGTATTGCTAAAAAAGAGGAAGCAATGGTACAAGATAGCGGCATCGATGCGGTACTTACTTTCGAAGAACTGGATGCATTATTTGATGCAAAAAATATAAACCCGGCCGATCTAAACGAAATGCCACCCTCATTTGCGCCTGCTACCTCAAAAGGAAGAGGTTTTGCGGTAAGCGGCGGAGTAGCTGATGCGGTAAGCCGGGTTCTTGATGACGATGGTTTAAGTGGCATATTAAAGCCCGTCAGGGCGAGTGGCCTGGAGGAATGCAAGAAGATGCTTTCCCTTGCCCGGGCGGGAAAACTTGAAGGTAATTTCCTCGAGGGGATGGCATGTGAAGGCGGTTGTGTGGGCGGCCCGGCAGCTTTAGTAGAGGCAAACAAAGGCGCAAGAGCTGTAGAAAGTTAAAATTAAAAGATTTTTGATATAACTGGAAGATAAAGAGGGAACGGTATATGTCGTATCCCTCTTTTTTATTTTACATTCCTCCACCCCATCCAGACATCTGTCCCTGAAAAGGAGACGTGTCTCTTAATCTATTATATCCATTATATTGGTACAAAGAGTAATAAAATAGTATTATAAAATTATAAAAGAGAGGCAGGATATTTTAGACCGTTATAGAAAATAAATTAAATGATAAAGGCGCTCTCTGCAGCTTTTAGTGCAGTGAAAGGAATGGTCGTCATGATGCTGGAAAGATGCATAGATGTCTTGAAAAAGGGAAAGAGAGTCATATACATAGCTCCTTCTCGAGAGCTGGCGGAATACATAAGGCAGGAATTTATGACAGGATTCGGCGGGCTCATAAACACCGATGTCATAGTCATTGATGAGCTGGAGCAAAATTGTGCCAGGGAATTTCTGGGGACGAGGAGAATCTTGCCGGAAGATACCGGTATTATGGTATTAAAGGAAGTGATGAGGAACCTTGACCTAGAGGGGAAGCTTCATTTTTATAGGAAGGTTTATGCAAGATACGGTCTTTTGCAAGGCCTGCTTTCAACCATAAAAAAAATAAAAAGGCAGGCCCTTTCCCCCAAGGAGTTATTAATAAAAGCTCAGGATACTGGTGATAATATCCTGATAAAAAAAGCAGAAAATCTTACAGCCGTATTTGAAGCATATGACCGAAAACTTGAGGAACTCGGTTTTGTTGATATGGAAGATATGGCCCGTATAGCCATAGAAAATTCCGCAAGTTGTACATATCTTGAGGATGTGGAACTCATAGCGGTGGACGGCTATATCAATCTTGACAGGATAGATGTTAAGCTTCTAGAAAGCATTGTACAAAATAGATATATAAAGGTGATAGGTCATGTCCCTATGAACACGCCTTTTATCGACAGTTTCATAGAGGGTGAGATATATAAAGATTTTGCGAAAATAGGAGCGGAAATAGTAAAATATGACTTTTCCCGGGAAGGTTACTTTAAAAAGCTGGCAGCTTGCCTTTTTACCGGTGAAAGGCTAAAGGAGCCGCCTTCCGGTATCAGAGTCTTAAACGCTCCGTGCGTTTCGGATGAAATAAGGCAGGCAGCAAAAATCATCAAGTCTCTTTTATATGAGAAAAAAACTACTTTAGAAAATATAGCGGTGATTACCGGGGATGTCCAGGGTTATCGGGATTATATAGCACAAATCTTTGAAGAGATGAACCTTCCCATGAGCATGGGAAAATATGTAAAACTTGCAGCCGTACCTTTGATAAGGGATCTTTTTCTCTTTTTTTCCAAAGGAGCGGAAGCGGTAAAAGACGGCATTACATTTGAAACACCTTACATGTCGGTGGATGCCTGCAGCGCTGATTCAGTCGGCATAGCACAAATACATGGGAGGATAAATATTACAGATAAGATCACATACTATGTTGAAGAATTGATAAATATAATCGATGGGCTGAGGATCAAACAAAAGCTGAATGAATTGTACAGAAGCGGCAGGATCTCTTCAGATATATATGTAAGGGACTTAAAGGCATATATTTCACTGGTAGATATATTGATTAAGATAAGGCAGGAATATGCGAATTTTGACATTCAAGTCAACTCTGAAGATTTCCTGGAACTTTTCAAGAGACATATACAGGAGGCCACCATCTCCTTGAAAGGAGGGAATCCTGCGGGCATAAAGATTTTAGACCCCGACCTTTTAAAAGGGACCTGTTATGATTACATTTTTTTCCTGGGTCTAAATGAAGGGGTCTTTCCAAAGGCTCCAATAAAGGCAGGAGTGTTTACTTCCAGGGAAAAACAACTTCTTGCAAAGCTTGGAGTAAATCTGGAAAGTCCGGGTTGGGAACATGCCAGAGAAAAGATAAGGTTTATCTTGAGTGTAGCATCGGCTAAAAAAAGCCTTTTTTTAAGTTACAGGACCGCCGATGAGGACGGAAGTTACATTATAAAATCTCCCTTTCTGGAGGAGCTCATTTTTACTGCCGGTATTGATAAAGATTCCTCTGCTATAATGGACAAAAGGAGCATGAGGCAAAGGTTTTCCCCCGATATCGGTGATGCCTGGAGCCTGAATGAGGCCGCTGAAAAATTGATATTGGGAAGATTTGGGCAAATCACCGATACATCAGATAAAACAAGAGCAGAAACGTCAAAGGATAATATTGATAAAGCAGTTTCCAGGATATCGGGAGAGTCCTTTGACAATGCAGCGGCCCAACTTTCTGAAGAAACTCTGCCACCGATTACCGGCCTTTTTGAAAGTCTGAAAGAAAGAGCAGGGTGGCTTCGGTGGTAAAGCGGGCGCATGACATAGAAGAACAAAGGAATTCTCGAAGGTTTACAAATTACGACGGCAGGATCGGCCCCGAAGGGGCCCGTAGGTTCGACGAAGACTATTGTTTTAGCCCCTCCCGGCTCAACAGTTTCATTTATTGCCCCTTCAAGTTTTTTGTGGAGCAGGTGCTCCAGGTCCGGGTAGAAGATGACGAAGATGTGGTGCGCGCAAGAGACAGGGGCAACCTTTACCATGCCATACTGAAAAGATATTATGAAGGCTGCAAAGATGTGCATATCTTCGATGAGGAGAGGTTAAGGGAAAAGGCTGAAGGAGCCTTTAATGAGGCAGGGCTGACCGACGACGACATTGCGACCTTCATGTATAAAGATGAGATACTGGAAGTCTTAAAGAGATTTTTGATAAAGGATGCCGCATATCTTTCAGGTTACAGTGAAGTTACAGGGAAGATGCTGCAGCCACATTTCCTGGAAAAGTCCTTTTTTGATGATGAGATATTTGACGGTTTAAAATTTTACGCCCGGGTGGACAGAGTGGACCTGGAATATGACGGTAACCGCCCCACCGGCAGGTTTATCATTTACGACTATAAGACAAAAAACAGCAAGAACCTGCGAAGATGCCTAGAAGATAGAGATCTTCAGCTCATCATTTATTACCATCTGGTAAAAAAGGCCTTAATAAAGGATTTGGGTTTACCGGACCCCGAGTGCATAGCTCTTTTGTATTATAGTATTGAAGACGCCGGATTTGAGGGCATCATAGTGGATGAAGAAAGAAAAGCCTTGAGCAAGAACAGGGGAAATATGGATACTGTTTCCCGGAGCAATTTCGAGTTTGTGATGGACTATTTCAAAAATCTGGCAGTGCATGTGATTCGGGATATTAAAAAAGGTGATTTCGTGCTGCCTAAAAAGTGCTTTTCATATAACTCCTTTTCGGGGTATAAATGCAAGTATCAAAACGTATGTAGATTTGACGCTACAAGGGTATTGCAAATGAGGTGATTTATGTGGATATAGATAAAACCATGCGGGAATATGATGTAAATGAGGAACAGGCAAAAGCATTGGATGTAGAAAAAAACATAGCCCTTCATGCTGGAGCGGGTTCCGGCAAAACCAGGGTGCTTTCCCGAAGATTTTTAAGGCTGATGCTGGAAAAGGATGCGGATGTGGACAGTATCGTTGCCATCACTTTTACCAACAGGGCAGCTATGGAGATGAAGGAGAGGGTAAGGATATTAGTAAATGAAAAGATTTTAAAAGAAAAGGACCCGCAGCGACTTTGCAGGTTAAACGCTATAAAAGAAGAATTGCAGGCTGCAAACATAAGCACATTTCACAGCTTTTGCGATAAGATTCTAAGGGAGAACTGTTCAATGGCGGGTCTGGATCCCATGTACCGAATCATCGAGGATGTGGATAGGGAAACCTTACTGACAAAAATCATAAGACAACAAATTAATGAAATGATGGCCGACCGAAGTTTCGATGAAGATTTTAAAAAGCTTTTCGGATTGTATGGAACGGACTATTACTACAAAGAAGGCTTACTAAAAGATATAAAATATCTTTACAATAAAATGCGGGAAAAAGCCATGAGTGCGGATGAAGTAAAAGATAGCACCCTGGTCAATATCTCAAGGTTTTATAAGGAAAATGGAGAAGAATGTTTTGAAGAAGTCGACCTGCTGGAAAAGATAGAGATGTTTATCGTTACCATTTTAAAAAAGGTTGATGAAGTTTTTTCAAAATATAAAATGGAAAATAATCTGGTGGATTTTAATGATCTGGAGATATTTACCATAAGGCTGCTGGAAGACGAGAGTCTTCGGGAACACTATCGCCGGCGCTTTAAATATTTTCTGGTGGATGAGTTCCAGGATACCAACTGGGTACAGAGGAAGATACTGTATGCTCTGGTAATGGAAAAAGACGGCGCCATACCTCCCGGCTCCCTGTTTATCGTGGGTGATGTGAAACAGTCTATCTACGGTTTCAGGGGAGCGGATTATGAGGTTTTTAGTTCTGTAACGCAAAAGATAAGTGAAAATGGGGAAAAGCTGGAACTTTCCACGTGTTACAGGAGCCATCCGGATATTGTAAAGACAGTAAACAGCATATTTAAAAACCTGTTTACAAACTTTGTGCCCCTAAAGAATGTTGAAGGCTATCAGGGCCACGCCAGGGTGGAGTATGCCCTGGTAGAAAAGCAAAAAAAGGATAATGATTTGTGGAAAAAGGGTAAGGGCATCCTGAAAAAGGGAAGTCAGGAAGAAGTGAAAGATTTTTTGGATGAGTTTCTGGCTGATGGCAATGATGTACCGGAAGATAATAACCTTAAACAAGAGGCAAAAGATCTTGCTTTAAATATAAAGGCCCTTAGAAACAGCGGATTTGAATATAAGGATATGGCCATTTTGTTCAGAAGCAGGACAAATCTTTCAGGTTTTGAAGAAACTTTAAGGAAGAACGGTATCCCCTACTGTGTGATAGGAGGTATCGGCTTTTTCGAAAAACAGGAAATAGTAGATATGATGAATATCTTAAAATGCGTATATGACCCCGATGACAAAGCGGCCCTGCTGGGGGTTTTAAGGTCGCCTTATATAGGTGTTTCCGACGACTTGCTGCTGGAGATATTTGATAAATTGGATGACGGGGATAAATTAAAGAAAGTATTAGAAAAAAAGGCTTCAGGGGGATTAACCATACAGGAAAGAGGAGAACTTCCGGGATGTTTTGCAAAAACTGAAAGTGAAATTGTAATAAACGCATTAGAACTTTTAAACGAAATGAGGCAGAGGGCGTGTTACTATAATATATCGGATTTTGTCCTTCTTATCATTGAAAAGTTTCATGTAAAAGAGATTCTGTTATCTCTTAGAAACGGTGCCGCCATGTACAGGAATATAGAAAAGTTCATTAATATCGCCCGGGACTTTGACAGCAAAGATATATACTCGCCTAAAGATTTTCTTGACTATGTCCAAAACCTTCAGGAGGTTTCGAACAAAGAAGCCGAAGCCGTATTGGATACTGAAGACAGTAATGCAGTAAAAATAATGACCATCCATGCGGCCAAGGGATTGGAGTTTGAAGCCGTATTTATCCCGGAGATAGGAAGGGCCCTTTTATATAATGCAAAGCGCCATAAACCTTACTTTCAATTTTCCGGTGAATACGGTATCATAGCAAGATTCGATGATAAAATCACCGGAAAAAAGGGTACTGAAAATAAACTATATGATTTTGTTAGAGAAGAAGCCCTTGAAAGAGAGCTGGAGGAATCAAAAAGAATGCTCTATGTGGCCGCCACCAGGGCCAAAAGGTACCTTTGCTTTGTAGGGGAAGATGTGGAGCTAAAAGATGACGATAAACTCGATAGCTTCGTGAAGATGCTGAAGTCGGCGTTAAAAGGTGAAGAAACGATAGTGACCATGAGCGCAGGATTTAGCGAATCAGAAAAGGACAATGACGGTATTGACGGAATCATCGGAAACGCAGACAATTATGTAGATACTTGTATATATGCGGATACTAGAGCTGATGAGGGCAAAGATGTAATTCTTAATGTTGATAGCAGCGCCTATAAATATGTTCGTCCTGATGATGACATTGTAAAGGATATTTTAGAGAAAATCGAGTTTTCCCCGCATTATACCATCAAATCTTCCTTCAGCATCAGCAGATATTTCACTTTTAGAGATTGCCAAAGGAAATTTTTCTACATATACAAAGCCGGTCTTGATAGTTCGCGTTTTGAAAAGGATGTGGAAATGCTCGCTGGTGCCGACGGTCAAGCGTTTATTTCTGCATCGAGCGTTTTTCAGGGGGCGGTAAAGGGAAAGTTGATTCACTCGATCCTTGAGAGAATAAAGGAAAACGGCGGTGATATGAATGAAATAATAAAGCAATATGCAGGTTTGAATGCAGCAGATGAAATTGAGGAAATAAAGAGGTTAATAAAAAACTACAAAATCGCCGAAGCCAAATATGAAAAAATAAACCCTTATAGCAGGATAAAGACTGAAAGAGAAATCCCTTTTGCAGTGCCGCTCTATGAAGGAAAAGCAAAAACCGTTTATGGTGTGATTGATAGACTGGATATATTTGATAATAACGGTTCTCTGGAAGGGTGCCTGATAGACTACAAGACCAATAGGATAAATAGCCCGCAGGATATGGAAAGACTCATAGCCCATTATAGGCCCCAGTTTATTCTATACCATCTTGGGTTTGAAAGGCTATATCCAAGAATCCACGCTGGAATAAAGCTCAAAGGCATGTATATATTTTTCCTTGATGTGGGTGAGGTGGCCCAGGTAAGTTTCAATGCAAAGGAGAGGGAAGAATTTTTATCCAAGCTTGATTCCACCATGGAATTCATCGAAAGCCATGACAGTATGGAAGATTACTGGTGCAGGCCATCCTGTAATCATAAGTGTGAGTTTGCACTATTGTGCGAATAAATTTAAGTAAGCTTTCTATAACAAAAAGGTTTTTATACTAAAAAGGAATATAAAACAAGCAGGATTTTTAAAAATAGCATAGAAAAATACATATGAAGTAAACATATATATTGCGTTGATGTATCTGTTTGGGTCTTAAAAGGAATTGAACATGAAAAGAACCTGGAAAACGAGGAGGATAAAATGGACTTTGTTATGGACCTTTCGTTGCTGTCGAAAATACTTCCGGTAATATTCCTGTTTATCATAGGCCACTGGTTTAACCGCACTGGATTTATAACCCAGAACTCAGTAGGTGAGCTTAAAAAACTGGTTGTAAACGTATTTTTGCCATCGCTTCTTTTTATATCCTTTTCGAAAAGCAACTTCGAGGCCCGGTATCTCATAATAGTTGTCACGGTTTTCATCGCCTGCACCGCCCTGCTCGGCATGGGAATAGTTATTAAGAAGATGTTAAAAATCCAATCTCCGTATTTTCCAACGCTGTTGACGGGATTCGAAGCGGGGATGCTAGGATATTCGCTTTATGCCGGAGTTTTTGGAGCGGAAAATGTGTTTAAATTTGCGGTAATAGATTTGGGTCAGGTGACATTTGTATTTTTCGTACTTGTAAGTCTTCTGGTACAATATAAAGAAGGCAGAAAAAGCGGATTTTCCAGTATGTTTTCTTCATTTGCAAAGAATCCGGTCATTATAGCCATTTTTCTGGGCATTATTATGCAAAAAACCAGATTAATGGGCATACTTCAAAGTATACCGTTTACACAGGCCTTGCTTCAGACTTTAAGCATGCTTTCCAGTCTTACGGTACCTTTGATTTGTCTTGTAATTGGCTACGAAATCAAATTCGAAAAAGGCAGCGTGCAAAAATCAATTCAGGCTATAGGTTTAAGGTATGTTTTGCTGCTCCCGCTGGCAATCTTTATAAATTCTTTCATTATATCGAGTTTATTGGGACTTGATAGGGCTTTTTCCGCGGCGCTTATGACCATGTTTACCTTGCCTCCACCTTTCATCATCCCGCTGTATATTTCAGATGAAAACCTGGAAGAAAAACAGTTTGTGTTCAATACCATATCGCTCAGTACCATCGTGAGTATAATAATGTTCTTAATAGTGATAGGCACCAATACTGGATAGGCAGCCGCCTTATAGAGATGAAAAACCGCCAATCACATAACCGTAAATGGAGGAGATGACAGGAATGAAAACCATTACAATTGAAACTGCTGCAAGAACCGAAATGGTGAATATCACCAGGGAAATAGAAAAAGCGGTTAAGGAATCCGGAGTGCAGGATGGATTATGCTATATTTTTGTGCCACATACCACGGCGGGCATCACTATCAATGAAAATGCCGATGAGGATGTAAAGACCGATATTATTAAAGAGCTCAATAAAATTATCCCATACATGGATGATTACAGACATATCGAAGGCAACTCCGATGCCCATATAAAGGCTTCATTGATGGGAAGTTCGGTGACGGTAGCCGTAGAGAGAGGCCATCTGGTACTCGGCACATGGCAGGGCATATATTTTTGTGAATTTGATGGGCCGAGGAAAAGAAGAGTTTACATAAAAACGTTATGCTCATAGCAGCTTCAGCAGTAAAAAGTGCGATGAGAGAGTTTGTTTTAAAACAATTCGGGCAAAATATTCTAAATTTACTAGCAGGATTTTTGCAAAATTTGTCTAATTTATACGAAAAGGAGGGGAATGATTTTGAAAAATATTCTAATAAAATTCAGAATTAATACTTTACTTATTATTTTATTTTCTTTTGCAGCTTTTTTTGCAGGGAAAGTTTCAGGATTACCGGGGTATGTTTTTGAAGTTGTTATATGCCTGGGACTTGGGTCAGCGCTGTTTTTACTGTATTTACTGACAGGGTGTATTGTGCAGTTCGATTCATACATAAGGAAATCAATGGCATCTGCTTCCGAAGATGGTGCAACAGGTAAGAGAGGTTTGTTTATATTTGAAGAACTGGCTCAAACCATAAAAGAATTCATAGACAGGGTTAAAGGGATTAAGCGCGAATTGAAAATAGTGTCCGAGGAGGCTGTATACTTATCCGAACAACTTTCCCGAAGTGTAAAGGATGCGGACAGCTCATACAACCAGATAGTGGAATCCATACAGAATGTGGCTGGAGGGGCAGAGCATCAGGCAACGCTTTCCGTAGAGTCAAAAGAGCGGCTATCGGATTTGCTGGACAAATCCAACAGTACTCTTGCCAGAGCCCAGAGAACTGGTAAGGGATTCAAGGCTTTGCTGGATGTTTTGAATAATTCTTCCGATACGGTAAAACTTCTTATGGAAAACATCACAGCAAGCAGCAGGCAAAGTGAAGCCTTTGCCAGGGATATGGGTGAACTTACGGAAAAGAGCAGGAAGATAAGTGATATAACAGTCTCTGTGGAGAATGTGGCAGAACAGACTAATTTGCTGGCTTTAAACGCCGCCATTGAAGCGGCCCGGGCGGGAGAACACGGCCGGGGGTTTGCGGTGGTGGCGCAGGAAATAAGAAAACTGGCGGAAGAATCCAAGGTCCTGGCAAAAAACATCGGGGAAATTCTCGGGGAAATGGTGGATGGAGTAAATAAAAACCTTGAAAATACCGAGAAAAATTTAGAACGGTCGAAGAAAGATGTAGCCCAGGCCCAGCAGACCAGGGTTGCCCTTGAAAATGTTTTTAATACTGCCTATGAACTGGAAAAGGAAATAGCAGAAATAGAGAAAAATGCATCCGGACAGGCTCAAGAAGTAACAAAGATTGTGGATTCCTTCAATGATATTGTTAGAGTGACCGAGGAAACCTCGGCAGCCTCCCAGGAAGTTGCGGCAGCCAGCGAGCAGCAGAAAGCCACTCTGGAAGAACTTTCGCGCATGGCAGCATATCTCAAAGACACCCAGGCCAGATTGAACGAAATAATCAGGAGTTTCGGAAACGATATGGTCCTGGCGGAAGACAAGCAAAAAGCGGTAGAAAACCTTCTGGATGTTTTACGGAAAACGGCAGCGTCAAAGAAATAAGGATAATGGACAGGAATGAACACAGGAAGGCATTTGAGCATCTTCAGGCGGACCATCCTGAGTTTCAGATCCTTTATTCTGCTGCCAAAGGCAAGTTGTTTTATATAACCCGGCAGGTGGATATTGAGGATATTTCATTCAGGCCGTGGTATAGCGAAGCCATTAAAGGCAAATGTTATATTTCGGAGCCATATATACCGGTGGGGACCGATGATACCTGTATTACCCTTTCGGTTCCCATATTAAACGAGAACAAGGAAACGATAGGAGTTTTGGCTTCGGATATAAAAGTAAGAGACATTTAAATTATGTAAAAAGGCGCAAAATGCGCCTTTTTTTATCCTGCTTTCTTTTCGGTCTTCGTATCGGCTGAAGTGCTTGAACTTTCGGCCTTTCCGGCTTTTTCACCGATGTTTTCCACTGTTGAATGTTTTTTCTCATCTTTGTGGACATAATCCGTGATATGGAATCCCGAGCCTTTGAAGACCAGGCCCACATTGGGGCTGATAAGCCTCCTTACAGGGCTACCGCAGGTAGGACATTTTTGTAAGGGGGCATCTTTTATGGATTGTTCTTTTTCAAAGTCACCGCATTTTTCGCATCTGTATTCATAAGTCGGCATGATCATCCCTCCGTTTTCCATGATGTTACAAAATGAATTACAAAATTTTATACAACTTTTTATATACAACTTTTTCCCCTTTTTGTCAAGGACTTGACCGGGTGCCCCGATACCTGGATTTAATTATTTAAAAAATTTTTATATACAAAAGATATAGACTGGACCATTCCCTCAAAAGGAACCTGCCCCTGGCCATCGGCAGCATTTTTACTATTATCCCCGTGCTGGGATGGGCTCTGGAAGGACTAGTGGGAGCAGTGATAGGCATTATCGAGTGTGTCTTAGTAATCATCTATAAAGACGGCA from Biomaibacter acetigenes includes these protein-coding regions:
- a CDS encoding PIN domain-containing protein; its protein translation is MNEDDKDVQKFVFDTSAILTYYQDEEGSDVIEELLEKSKRGEAKIYISSMSIFELAYITMAKKAKIELLN
- a CDS encoding 4Fe-4S dicluster domain-containing protein, whose translation is MRSFKSEVALIKHEVLKQIARLLFDDKLEDEVNRLPRVLTRAGLTHYRCCVYKERAVLAERIKFALGFSPKEVDEEERLGQIVRERLKGHKVKLPIIDIIEIACDRCPIDRYLVTDACRGCVAHYCVNACPKKAITVVGRRAYIDQEQCVECGRCSKACKFHAIVEVSRPCERSCPAEAIKPGPSRNSIIDKDICTSCGTCSTACPFGAITDKSEICEVIDWLKSGTKVIAAVAPAIAGQFGPKVKIGQVFSALIQLGFAKVAEVALGADEVAKLEAEEFRHLIEDKNWLVSSCCPAFVSMIKKHFPDLVGHIAPTPSPMVVLGRKLKAELPDHKVVFIGPCIAKKEEAMVQDSGIDAVLTFEELDALFDAKNINPADLNEMPPSFAPATSKGRGFAVSGGVADAVSRVLDDDGLSGILKPVRASGLEECKKMLSLARAGKLEGNFLEGMACEGGCVGGPAALVEANKGARAVES
- a CDS encoding PD-(D/E)XK nuclease family protein, producing the protein MIKALSAAFSAVKGMVVMMLERCIDVLKKGKRVIYIAPSRELAEYIRQEFMTGFGGLINTDVIVIDELEQNCAREFLGTRRILPEDTGIMVLKEVMRNLDLEGKLHFYRKVYARYGLLQGLLSTIKKIKRQALSPKELLIKAQDTGDNILIKKAENLTAVFEAYDRKLEELGFVDMEDMARIAIENSASCTYLEDVELIAVDGYINLDRIDVKLLESIVQNRYIKVIGHVPMNTPFIDSFIEGEIYKDFAKIGAEIVKYDFSREGYFKKLAACLFTGERLKEPPSGIRVLNAPCVSDEIRQAAKIIKSLLYEKKTTLENIAVITGDVQGYRDYIAQIFEEMNLPMSMGKYVKLAAVPLIRDLFLFFSKGAEAVKDGITFETPYMSVDACSADSVGIAQIHGRINITDKITYYVEELINIIDGLRIKQKLNELYRSGRISSDIYVRDLKAYISLVDILIKIRQEYANFDIQVNSEDFLELFKRHIQEATISLKGGNPAGIKILDPDLLKGTCYDYIFFLGLNEGVFPKAPIKAGVFTSREKQLLAKLGVNLESPGWEHAREKIRFILSVASAKKSLFLSYRTADEDGSYIIKSPFLEELIFTAGIDKDSSAIMDKRSMRQRFSPDIGDAWSLNEAAEKLILGRFGQITDTSDKTRAETSKDNIDKAVSRISGESFDNAAAQLSEETLPPITGLFESLKERAGWLRW
- a CDS encoding PD-(D/E)XK nuclease family protein, producing the protein MVKRAHDIEEQRNSRRFTNYDGRIGPEGARRFDEDYCFSPSRLNSFIYCPFKFFVEQVLQVRVEDDEDVVRARDRGNLYHAILKRYYEGCKDVHIFDEERLREKAEGAFNEAGLTDDDIATFMYKDEILEVLKRFLIKDAAYLSGYSEVTGKMLQPHFLEKSFFDDEIFDGLKFYARVDRVDLEYDGNRPTGRFIIYDYKTKNSKNLRRCLEDRDLQLIIYYHLVKKALIKDLGLPDPECIALLYYSIEDAGFEGIIVDEERKALSKNRGNMDTVSRSNFEFVMDYFKNLAVHVIRDIKKGDFVLPKKCFSYNSFSGYKCKYQNVCRFDATRVLQMR